The following coding sequences are from one Kosakonia sp. H02 window:
- the nudB gene encoding dihydroneopterin triphosphate diphosphatase — protein MSFKHPVSVLVVIYAEDTKRVLMLQRRDDPDFWQSVTGSLEPGETASQAAAREVKEEVNIDVAHEQLSLVDCQRTVEFEIFSHLRHRYAPGVTHNTESWFCLALPHERPIVFTEHLAYRWLDAPAAAALTKSWSNRQAIEEFIINAN, from the coding sequence ATGTCCTTTAAGCATCCCGTTTCCGTACTGGTAGTGATTTATGCCGAGGACACAAAACGGGTGCTGATGTTGCAGCGACGCGACGATCCTGATTTTTGGCAGTCGGTTACCGGCAGCCTGGAACCCGGTGAAACCGCGTCGCAGGCCGCCGCGCGTGAAGTAAAGGAAGAGGTCAACATTGATGTTGCGCATGAGCAACTGTCCTTAGTTGACTGTCAGCGCACGGTGGAGTTTGAAATCTTTAGTCATTTACGTCATCGCTATGCGCCGGGCGTTACGCACAATACCGAATCCTGGTTTTGTTTAGCGTTGCCCCACGAGCGCCCGATTGTGTTCACAGAACATCTGGCCTACCGCTGGCTTGATGCGCCCGCTGCGGCGGCATTGACCAAATCGTGGAGCAATCGGCAAGCGATTGAAGAATTTATAATCAATGCCAATTAA
- the aspS gene encoding aspartate--tRNA ligase: MRTVYCGQLNQSHVGQQVTLCGWVNRRRDLGSLIFIDMRDREGIVQVFFDPDRQDAFKLASELRNEFCIQITGTVRAREGKNANKDMATGEVEVFATELTIINRSDVLPLDSNHVNTEEARLKYRYLDLRRPEMAQRLKTRAKITSFVRRFMDDHGFLDIETPMLTKATPEGARDYLVPSRVHKGKFYALPQSPQLFKQLLMMSGFDRYYQIVKCFRDEDLRADRQPEFTQIDVETSFMTAPQVREVMEALVRQLWQEIRGVDLGEFPIMTFAEAERRYGSDKPDLRNPMELVDVADLLKNVEFKVFSGPANDAKGRVAALRVPGGAQLSRKQIDDYGKFIEIYGAKGLAYIKVNEAAKGLDGITSPVAKFLNAAIVSAILERTGAQDGDMIFFGADNKKVVADALGALRLKLGKDLNLTDESKWAPLWVIDFPMFEDDGEGGLTAMHHPFTSPRDMSPAELKAAPETAIANAYDMVINGYEVGGGSVRIHSGEMQQTVFGILGINEQEQREKFGFLLDALKYGTPPHAGLAFGLDRLTMLLTGTDNIRDVIAFPKTTAAACLMTEAPSFANPASLAELGISVIKKETPESK, from the coding sequence ATGCGTACAGTATATTGCGGGCAGCTCAATCAGTCCCATGTGGGACAGCAAGTAACGCTTTGTGGGTGGGTCAACCGCCGTCGTGACCTCGGAAGCCTTATCTTTATTGATATGCGCGATCGTGAAGGCATCGTGCAGGTGTTTTTCGACCCGGACCGTCAGGATGCGTTCAAGCTCGCCTCTGAACTGCGTAATGAGTTCTGCATTCAGATTACCGGTACTGTTCGCGCCCGCGAAGGCAAAAACGCCAACAAAGATATGGCGACTGGTGAAGTCGAAGTCTTCGCCACCGAACTGACGATTATCAACCGTTCCGACGTTCTGCCGCTGGACTCCAATCACGTCAACACCGAAGAAGCGCGTCTGAAATACCGCTACCTCGATCTGCGTCGCCCTGAAATGGCGCAGCGTCTAAAAACCCGCGCGAAAATCACCAGCTTCGTGCGCCGTTTTATGGATGACCACGGCTTCCTCGACATCGAAACGCCGATGTTGACCAAAGCCACGCCGGAAGGCGCGCGCGACTATCTGGTGCCGAGCCGCGTACATAAAGGCAAATTCTACGCCCTGCCGCAGTCACCGCAGTTGTTCAAACAGCTGCTGATGATGTCCGGCTTCGACCGTTACTACCAGATCGTAAAATGTTTCCGTGATGAAGATCTGCGTGCTGACCGCCAGCCGGAATTTACCCAGATCGATGTGGAAACCTCTTTTATGACCGCGCCGCAGGTGCGTGAAGTGATGGAAGCGCTGGTTCGCCAGCTGTGGCAGGAGATCCGCGGCGTCGATCTGGGCGAATTCCCGATCATGACCTTTGCTGAAGCCGAGCGCCGTTACGGTTCCGATAAGCCGGATCTGCGTAACCCGATGGAGCTGGTGGACGTCGCTGACCTGCTCAAAAATGTCGAATTTAAAGTCTTCTCCGGCCCGGCAAATGATGCAAAAGGCCGCGTTGCTGCACTGCGTGTGCCAGGTGGCGCACAACTTAGCCGTAAACAGATTGACGACTACGGCAAATTTATCGAAATTTACGGCGCAAAAGGCCTTGCGTATATCAAGGTTAATGAAGCGGCAAAAGGTCTCGACGGGATCACCAGCCCGGTGGCGAAATTCCTTAACGCCGCCATCGTGAGCGCGATCCTTGAGCGCACCGGCGCGCAGGATGGCGACATGATTTTCTTCGGCGCGGACAACAAAAAAGTGGTTGCCGATGCGCTGGGCGCGCTGCGTCTGAAACTGGGTAAAGACCTGAACCTGACCGACGAAAGCAAGTGGGCTCCGCTGTGGGTCATCGACTTCCCGATGTTTGAAGACGACGGCGAAGGCGGCCTGACGGCGATGCACCACCCGTTCACTTCGCCGCGTGATATGAGCCCGGCTGAACTGAAAGCCGCGCCGGAAACGGCGATTGCCAACGCCTACGATATGGTGATCAACGGTTATGAAGTGGGCGGTGGCTCGGTGCGTATTCACAGCGGTGAAATGCAGCAGACGGTGTTCGGCATTCTCGGCATTAACGAGCAGGAACAGCGCGAGAAGTTCGGCTTCCTGCTGGATGCGCTGAAATACGGTACACCGCCGCACGCGGGCCTGGCGTTTGGTCTGGATCGCCTGACCATGTTGTTGACCGGCACGGATAATATCCGTGACGTTATCGCTTTCCCGAAAACCACGGCGGCAGCCTGTCTGATGACAGAAGCGCCAAGCTTTGCCAACCCGGCTTCGCTGGCTGAACTGGGTATCTCTGTTATCAAAAAAGAGACGCCGGAGAGTAAATAA